Within Amycolatopsis sp. cg5, the genomic segment TGGCATGCACGGGTCATTCGGGAAATGTCCCGCGAAGTACCAGTCACCGGCGGTGACCGGTGTCTCCGCACGCAGGTACCCTCGCCCCCACGGACCGCCCACCGGGTCGTAGGCGGAAACGCGGCCCAGTAGCCGCATCGCCTCGTTTCCGAGCCGAGGACTGCGGATGTGGGTGCGAGCGAAATCCCAGCGGCGGCCGAAACAGTCAGCAAGACGTCCCTCGAGGAACGCTTTGACGTCGTCCTCGGTGAAGCTACGGGAGCTCGTTTCCAGCACGACCGGGTCAACCACCCCATCGGGATCAGGCGGCTCGGCGCCGGGATCCCACCGGACTCCCCCGGTGTCCTTCAGTTCGTCATCGGTGAAGAACCCGGCCTTTCCAGCACGCACGGACAATCGGAGCTCATCACCGGCGTAGGCGTCGTAGTGGAAGAAGAACAGCCTGATCCCGCCATGTTCTTCGTGACCATCGATCTGGATCTGGTATCGCAAGGTCTCGCCTGGCTTGGCGGGACCACCATGGAAAGTGAGTTCACAGCCCAGCAATCGGTAGACACGGTCACCTTCGGTGAACAGGTCCACGCCGAGCCAGCTGATGAGCAGCAGATCGGCTTGGCCGGCTTCGACCTGCATGCCGGGTGACATGCGCCCTGCCGGATCCAGATACCAGGCGTCGAGGCGGACGTCGGTCTCCGTCCAGATGGTGCCCGTGCCCAGTGACGCCGGCTCGGCGTCGATGCCGAGCACCCGGTCCGCCAGCAGCAGCGGCGGGCTGGGCATCCTGGTCTGCCGAGGCTTGCCGTCCTGGGGAGTGAACACCGGGCCGAACAACTCGGAGATCGGCCCGGTGGCCAGACGCTCGAGCTGTGTTCTGCTGAACGCTGGCCCGGTCGGCGTGTTCGGACCCGTGTGGGTGACCGAGGGCGGCGGACCGCCGATCGGAGCCGGCGGCAGAACCGAGGCGCTGCCCGCAGACCCGGCGAGTCCGCTGATCCGGCTCTGCCAGGCCAGGAACATCTGGTGTGCCTCACTTTGCACGCGAAGAAAACCGCGATGCGCGGAAGCCACGCGAGTGGCGTGCCTGACGATCATTTCCGTCGCCACGGACGGTGTGTCGACCGCGGCCACAGCTGGGGTCTCGCGTGCCAGGGGCGCGTCCGCGGTGGGCTCCGGAACGCTGTCCGGCGGCGGTGCCATCACTTGGACCGCCTGAACCGTCGGCGCTGCCTCGGGTAGCTCGACGGGTGGCAGCCGAACGCGAGGCGGATGCGCCGGCAAGGTCAGCGATTTCCCGGTGCGCGCGCCGTCCGGCGTCACCGAGTCCAGGCAGGACGCCAGTTCGTCGACCCGCACCGGGATGCCTGCCGCGACGAGTTCCGCGCCGACCTGGAAAAGTTGGCCGACCCGCCTGCCATCACCGGCGTCGATGGCCAGTGCGAGATGGTCACGCCCGCCCAGGGTCTGGCCGATCCAGCCGGCGCACTGGCGGCCCGGACCGTGCTCGACGAAGACCCGTACTCCGTCCTGCCAGGCCCGTTCGACGGTCGCGGCGAAGTCGATAGAACCCATTCCCTGCGCTGTGATCGCGTCAGCGGCCGCGTCGGCGGTCGGGACGTACCAGTCGCCGGTCGAGCAGGTGTGAAAACGAACTCCCGGCACGGCACGGGTCGGCAGATGGTGCAGCGCACGCCAGGCCGTGCGAACCTCCGCCACCTCCGGCACGTGGGCCGCGATCTCGTACGGGATCGGCAGCGCGGCGATGCCTGCCAGCCGAGCCAGCACACGTTCGCACGCCCCGGCCTCACCACCGAACACGCACGATTCCGGGGAATTGACCACCATGAGGTGGACCACCGGCTCGGTGTCCAGTGCCGCCCGGACCTGATCGGCGGAAGCGCTGACCAGATAGCTCATCCACCGGCCGCCCTCGACACCCTGCTCGCGCCACGCTCGGCGCGGCACCTCCATCTCCGCGACGACCAATTTGGTGAACAGCTCCGTTTTCCACGCGTCGGTGACGAGCGACGACACGTCGGGCCACGCGCCCAGCGAAGCGAGCGCGCTGGACTCACCGGATGAGTAGCCCAGCGAAGCGTCGGGCCGGACCCCCATCAGGTCCCTGGTGATCAAGGTGTGCAGCTGCCCGAGAACGGACGCGCCCCCGATCTGGTCGAGCGGGTGCCGTGGCCGGTCTTCTTCGGTGTCGAACGCCCAGCCGATGACCGGGTCCAGCGAACCGCACCGTGCCGCCACCACGTCGACCTGCTCCGGGAAAGCCAGCATCAGTTCACGGCCCATCCCGTGGTACGCCATGGAGCCGCCGGAGTAGACGAAGGCGATCTCGCCGCTGATCGGCGTCTCGCGGAAGGCCATGCCCGCCGGCTTCGGCACCTCACCACGCAGCCACCGACCGGCTCTGGCGGTAAGCGCGCCGAACTGCCCGGGTCCCTCGTCCACCAGGACAAGCCGGGCCGGGCCGCCTGGCGACTCCCGTCCCGCCTCGAGCGCCGCGAGCACGCCATCCTTGTCCACACCGGAATAGGTCCGCAGCCGCGGCGGGTCATGTTCAGTCAGACCCGCGCGGTCACCGGCCCGCAGCCGCACCAGCACGGAGGGACCTTCGAACGGCCTGCTGCCGCACACCACCGAGGTGAGTCCGGGCATCGGCATCGCCGAGTCCCCGGTTCGCGGCCGCATCCGGTGATGCACCGCGAGAACGCCTACCGCGACCGACAGCAGGCCGCTGGCCGCGTGCGATCGGCCGAACGACGAGGCAGGGTCGAAATGGCAGACGCCGGGCTCGGCGAAGGCCGCCATGTCCCCCACTCGCAGAGTCGCGTCGGTCGGCAGAGCGTCGCCGGGCTCGTCCAGCACCGCCAGCACGGTGTCCCCTGCGGATCGCGCGTCCTCCAGTCGTTTGAGGACGACCACCACGGCCGCGTCGCCGGTCGGCTGGCCGAAACCGAGGTCCGCCAGCGCGGCCTGGTGCACCGGTTCACACGAAAGGTCGACGGCACCGACAAGCACCGCGTCGGCGGCGTCGGACCGCAGCGCCGCCAGTCCGATGTCGAGTGCGACGATTCCGGACGTTTCCTCGGCACTGACCGCGAATCCGGGACCGGTCAGGCCGAGTTGCACGTTGATCCGGTTGGCGACCACGTTCGGCATGGCACCCACCACCGCGGCCGAGGTCTGCGGAGGGCACAGCGAGTCGCGCAGCTGCGCCGCGGTCCGCGGATCGACCGGCCGGTCCTGCCCGGCGAGCCACTCCGGAGCCCGCCAGCGGGCGACGATCCGCGCCACCTCCGGATCACAACCCATCCCGACGAGGACCATCGTGCGGTCAGCGGGCAGCGTGGTCGCCGCGGCCGCTTCGCGTGCGGCTTCGAGCACCAGGACCTGCTGCGCGTGGGCCTGCTGAAGATCGAGCGGGGGAAAGCGCAAGCCGTCGAAGACAACCTCGATGGTCTCTCTGGCCGTCGCGCCGAGTGGTGCGCCGAGCAGATCACGGCGCAGGTCGTCGAGATCGGCGCCCGCACCGACTCGCGCGCCGATCGCCACGACGGCGATCTCCGGCCGCTCGGGTTCGCGGGGCACGTGCGCCGGGATCGGCAGCACGGTTCCGAGGTCGTCACCGTGCCACGCGTCGATCACGAGGTGTGCGTTGTTGCCGCCGAAACCGAACGCGCTGACGGCGGCCCGCCGTGGCCCGGTCCATTCCTCGGTTTCCCTCACCAGCCGCAACGGCGTGCCGTCCAGTTCTGGTATCGGCTCGTCGGCGCTGAGCGTCGGCGGACGGATTCCGTGCCGCAGCGCGCCCAGCACCTTCAGCATGGCGGCGCCGCCAGCGGCGGTGATGGCGTGCCCGATGTTGGACTTGACCGACCCCACGGGCACGTCCGACGATCCGGCGAAGAACCGCGCGGTGCTGCGCGCCTCCACCGCGTCGCCGACAGGCGTCCCCGTGGCGTGACACTCGACGAGCCCGACCGTGTCCGGCGAGACGCCGGCGGCCTGGTAGGCGGCGAGCATGGCACGGCGCTGGCCTTCCTCGGACGGCACCAGGAAGCCGCCTTCGGTCCCGTCATTCGACAGGCCCACACCGCGGATCACACCGTGGATCTCGGCGTCCGCGGCGATCGCGTCGGAGAGCCGCATGAGCGCGAGAAAAGCGGCGCCTTCGGCCGGCACGAGTCCGTCTGCTGCACGGTGGAACGGCCGGCTCCGCCCGGTGCCGCTCAACGCCGACAAGCTGCTGAAACTGACATGCAAGAAGAGGTCGTCCGCCGCGTTGACCCCACCGGCCACCATCAGGTCGGCCTTGCCGTCCTGGAGCCTGCGGCAGGCCAACGCGATGGCATACAACGACGAGGCGCAGGCCGCGTCGATCGCGTACCCACCGAGCCCGAGGCCGAGGCCACGAGCCGCGACCTGCGCCGGAAGCCCCGAGCAGAAACGGTTGTATGGATGTGGCCTGGCCACCTCCCGCCAGACAGCCTCCGCATACCTGCTGAGCCCGGCCGACGGATAGGACAGATTACCCAGTACCAGCCCGGCACGCGCGGTCAGTGCGTCCTGCCCCGCTTCGCGCAATGCCGCACCCGCACCGTGGAGAACCCACTGGAACACCGGATCGAGCTCAGTGACCAGATTCGCCGGGAGCCGGTACGCCCCGGGGTCGAACATGGACGAGAAGCCTGTCACGTATCCCCCGACGTCGGTGCGGGTGTGCCCGTCCTCCCCGTTCCCGCCGAGCACCGACGCCGCCGGTACGCCCCAATATCCGGACGGCACAGTGCGCAGTGCGGTTTCCCCGTTGGCGACCACGTCCCAGAAGCCATCCGGGTCGCATGCCCCCGGGAGGACACAGCCGCGCCCCACGACTGCGATGGGCTCGCCGGGGCTCGAACCTCGGAGCCAGTTCGGGCCAGGCATCCTTGCTCTCCTCAATCGCGGTTTTCCGGCCGACGGATCATGGTCACGCCCAGCAGTTCGGTCAGCACGGCACCGTCGCCCGCGACCAGCGCGACGTCACAGACCGGCTGGACCGGGTCCCGCTCGACCGCAACGAGGACACCACGCGCGGGCGCCTCGACCGGACCGCGGTGCAGCACTCGCACCTCGTCGACCTTGGTGGGCAAGCACACCGCGCCGCACGCACTCGCGGCCCACAGCAGAGCCAGCTGCAAGCAGGCGTCGACCGCGCCCGGATCCATGTGCCAGCCGTCCCGCGGCCAGCCGGGCAACTCGCGGATTCCCACCAGCGGCGTGGCGGCCCCGGACTCGGAAACCCACTCGGGCTCGCCAAGGGCGTGGAAAGCGGGACCGTGGAACAGCACCGGCCCTCCGTAGTGACGGCCGGCGATGGCGAACCCGCTTCTCTCCTCTGCCGGGCCCCAGGCCCGCGGGTGGGCTTCGGAGCCTTCACCGGCGGTGGCGCGATAGCGCACCCGCCCGTCCACGTCGGCCAGTACCAGCCGCCAGCGCGGACTGCCCAGCACGTCCGTACGTGCCGCGGTGATCGTCAGCTGGTGCCCCGTCGCGGCGAATTCGGGCAGCCGTACCCCGTTCACGACCTCGAAATCCCACAACACCAAGGTCTCGCGGCCAGGGGAAAGCGCGCTCGCCACCCCGGTGAACCAGTCGAGCACCAACGCCATCGGCAACACCGGAGTGCCTGCGATCGCATGGTCCGCCAAGTACGGATGGGTGTCGCGGTGCACCACGACGGCACCCACCGGCGTGGGCTCGGTTTCGCCGCCAAACGGCTCCGGTTGCGCTCCCGCGGCGACCGTGACCCGAGTCGGCGCCGAGCCCAGCGTCAGTTCGCTCACGAACGCCGCGGCTCCGGCGGCTTGGGGGATCAACGGCACACCGTTGCCGAGGAAACGCTCCCGCAGCTCGGGTCCCACCATGCCGCCGTCCCATGGCCCCCAGGCGATGGACCGCACGACGCACCCGGGCCGCCGTGCTGCCACCTCGGACGCGACCTGCGCCAGCACCTCGTTCGCCATCGCGTAGTCGGTCTGGCCGGGGTTTCCGAAGCGCCCCGCGACCGACGAGAAGACGACGAACAGGTCCAGCGGGTCGGCGGCGGTCGCGGCGAGCAAGACCTCCAGGCTCGCCACCTTGGTGCCGAACACCGCCTCGTACTGCGCATCGGGCTTGTCCGCCAGCCGGGCGTCGGCGAGCACGCCGGCGCCGTGCACCAGCCCGGTCACCGGCCCGAACTCCGACCTCACGCGATCCAGCGCCTCACGGACGGCCCCAGCGTCACGTACGTCCACCGCCAGATAGCGGACAACGGCGCCTGCTGCCGCCGCGGCGGACAGTGTCGCCCGGATCTCCCGCGCCGCAAGCACCCGCGTGGTCTCCGCTTCGATCTCGGCGACGCTCAGCCAAGGCCGCCCTGTGCGCGAAGGCAGCGCGGCGATCCGCTGTCGAAGCTCACGTTTGCCGGTGATGCCCGCCAGTACCGGTGGCTCCTCACCGAGTTCGCTGCGGCCCAGTAGCACGAGTGTCGGCTGGTGCTCCTCGGCCAGCGCGAGCAGTGCCGCCGCCGTCACGCCGCGGGCTCCTCCGGTGGCCACGATCACCGACCCCCTGTGCACGGGGGACTTCAGAGTGACATCAGCGGGTAGCAGCTCATCGAACAATGCCTCGCGGGCCCCGTCCGCACGCAGGCCCACATTGGTGGTCGCGCCGCCACCGAACAGCTCGGCCACCAGTGTGCTGGCCAGCTCCTCTGCCGACTGTCCGCCCCGCTCACAGTCGACCACCTTGACCACGCTTCGGGGCCACTCTTTGACGACGCTCCTGGCGAGCCCGGCCAGCCCGCCAAGCCAGGCGCGGTCACCGGCGCCACTCAGCCCGAAGTCACCGCCGGTGTCCTGGACGACCACGAACGTCCCACCGAGTCCGGCGAAACTCTCGGCGATCTCGCGCGCGGCCGTGAACACCTCGCGGTTGACGGCGATGGCATCGGTGGCTGAGGTCACCGGCCGAAGACCGTGCAGCGAGATCAGGACGGCGGTCTCCGGCCCCGCGCACACGTTCGCTTCCGCTTTGACACCGCGCTCCTGGAGCTTCGCCGCGACCAGCGACGCGAGCCCAGCCCCTCCGTCCACGACGGTCACGACGCCTAGGCGCATACCCGGCAATTCCAGTCCGGGAGCGGGCGCCGGGCGCATTACCGTGACGGCACGCGACAAGTCCGAAACCGGGTAGGCGACGTCCACGCCAGGCGCCGGCGAATCGGCGCTCGCCGAAACCCCGCGGTAGCGCGCGATAACCTCGCCCAAAGTACGCAACCGCGCGACCTCCGCGGCATCAAGTCCCACCGCGGCAGGAAAACGCTTACGAAGCAAAGACAAAATCTCCACCCGCTTAATCGAATCAATACCCAGATCAGCCTCCAACTCCAAATGAGGCTCCAAAACCTCCCTCGGATACCCCGTCTTCTCCGTCAAAACATCCAACAACACCTCACCCACATCACCCGACGAACCCGAATCCGAAGTAGGCACCTCCACGAGCGCCGAAGGGCCGGTATCAACCGAAGCCCCCCGATAACGCGCGACAACCTCGCCCAAAGTACGCAACCGCGCGACCTCCGCGGCATCAAGCTCCACCGCGGCAGGAAAACGCTTACGAAGCAAAGACAAAATCTCCACCCGCTTAATCGAATCAATACCCAGATCAGCCTCCAACTCCAAATGAGGCTCCAAAACCTCCCTCGGATACCCCGTCTTCTCCGTCAAAACATCCAACAACACCTCACCCACATCACCCGACGAACCCGAATCCTCGATCGGGTCGGCGGGCTTCTCGGTTGATGGCGGCGCGATCAGCGCTCGGTCGTCGATCTCGGAGCTGCCGAGCACCGGTCCCCACTCGGGACCGGCTTCCTCGGCTGAAGTCCCCACAAGAGCCCGTAAAGCGGTTTCAGCCACTCGGAGATAGGCGAAATGAGCGTCGGCGGTCAGTCGCTGGTACTCGGCATGTGCTTCCGCGGCCTGCCGCTGTGCCTGCTCGAAGGCCGACGCGACAGCCCCGGAGGGAGCGGCAGGTGCCAGCGGTTCCACTGACGGATCCGCCGGCCCAGGCAAGGCGGCGGGAGTCAATGCCTGGGCCGGCGGATCCGGGAGCGCGGGCGGCGCGGCGCCGTCAACCGGCACGCTCTGCGCACTCACCGCCGGGACATCCGGCTTCCCGAAGTTCGTGCCGCAGATGCGGACGGTGGCCGCGGACTTCCGGTCGCTCTCCGCACCGTTCGTGGTGGTGCGCGTAGTCCGTGCCTCCTGTGAAGCCTCGAGATCGAGCACGACACCCGCCACCGCGAGCCTGCCCAGCGCCCGCTGAAGTGCGGTGACGCCATGCACGCCTTTGCGGTCCAGGCTGACCGCGAGATGGTGCTCGCCATCCAGGGTTTCGCGGACCAGCTTGCTCAGCACCTCGTTCGCGCCGACTTCGATGAACGTGCGCACGCCTGCCTTGTGCATGGCCTGAATCTGGTCCGCGAAGCGCACAGGCGCCAGCAAGTGGTCAGCGAGCCTCCGGCGGATGAGCGCGGGCTCGACGGGATACGGGTCGGCGTCGGCGTTGCCGTAGACCTCGATCGCCGGACTCCGGAACTCGCCACGCTCTGTCTCTTCCGTGAAGCGCTCGCGCGCGGCGCTCAGCATCGGCGTGTGGAACGCGGCGGACGCCTGCAGACGCCGTGCTGTGACGCCATCGGCAGCGAGCCTGTCGCTCAGCCTCGCGATCGCCTCAACCTGTCCGGAAAACACAACCTGCTTCGGGCTGTTGATGTTGGCCAGCCACACTTCCCCGGCGAGTTGCCCGGCAATCCGACGAGCCTCGTCCCGGTCGAGTTCGGCAGCGAGCATGGCACCAGGACCGTCGGCGGCGTCCGCCATCACTGTGCCCCGCGCCCTCGCGAGTCTCAGCAGCGTCGGTTCGTCGATGACACCGGCGGCGTGCAACGCGACCAGCTCCCCGAAGCTGTGACCCGCCACGCAGTCCACTTTGACACCCAGCGCACGCAGCACGGACAGCTGCGTGACACTCTGGACGGCCAGTGCGGGTTGCGCCCATTCGGTCTGTGTCAACAGGGTCTGCTGACGTAGGCGCTCCTCCTCGGTGAAGGCAGGTCGCGGGGAAACCACCTGGTGCAATGGCCGGTCACCGACCGACAGGTCGGCGGCCCGATCCCAGGCCGCCATCGCCACCGGATAATGCATGGCGAGGTCAGCCCCCATACCCACGTACTGGCTTCCCTGCCCGGAGAACAGCAGCGCCACCCGGCCTGGTTCGGCGGGAGTCCGGTCGAAGCACAACCCGGCTGGCGTGCTGACGGGGGCATCCGAGCCGGCGCGCACCACGCCCGTCACCTTCGACACCTGCTCTTCGAGATCCGCCCCGTCGCTGACGACGAGGCACATCCGGGCCGCGGCCGCGTAGTCGTACGAACGCTGGCTCTGGCGGGCCACGTCGGGTAACGACCGCCCGTCCTCGATGACGGCCGACACGAGCGCACCGGCCTGCTCGATCACGTCAGCGCCCGAATCCCCGCTCAGCAGCACCAGCTGGGTCGGCGCGGCCTCCATCCGCGGCGCCGCTTTCGCCGTGGCATCAGTAGCGGGCACGTACTCCTCCAGCGTGATGTGGAAGTTCGTGCCGCCGAATCCGAAGCTGGACACCGACGCGCGCCTCGGGTGACCGGCGGGCCGGACCCACGGCCGCGGACGGGTGTTGAGATAGAACGGGCTGTTCTCGAGTTCCAGTGCGGAATTCGGCCGGTCCACCTTGATCGTGGGCGGCAAGGTCTTGTGCTGGAGCGCGAGCACGGCCTTGAGTAGTCCCGCCGCGCCCGCGGCCGACTTGGTGTGGCCGATCTGGGAC encodes:
- a CDS encoding beta-ketoacyl synthase N-terminal-like domain-containing protein translates to MPGPNWLRGSSPGEPIAVVGRGCVLPGACDPDGFWDVVANGETALRTVPSGYWGVPAASVLGGNGEDGHTRTDVGGYVTGFSSMFDPGAYRLPANLVTELDPVFQWVLHGAGAALREAGQDALTARAGLVLGNLSYPSAGLSRYAEAVWREVARPHPYNRFCSGLPAQVAARGLGLGLGGYAIDAACASSLYAIALACRRLQDGKADLMVAGGVNAADDLFLHVSFSSLSALSGTGRSRPFHRAADGLVPAEGAAFLALMRLSDAIAADAEIHGVIRGVGLSNDGTEGGFLVPSEEGQRRAMLAAYQAAGVSPDTVGLVECHATGTPVGDAVEARSTARFFAGSSDVPVGSVKSNIGHAITAAGGAAMLKVLGALRHGIRPPTLSADEPIPELDGTPLRLVRETEEWTGPRRAAVSAFGFGGNNAHLVIDAWHGDDLGTVLPIPAHVPREPERPEIAVVAIGARVGAGADLDDLRRDLLGAPLGATARETIEVVFDGLRFPPLDLQQAHAQQVLVLEAAREAAAATTLPADRTMVLVGMGCDPEVARIVARWRAPEWLAGQDRPVDPRTAAQLRDSLCPPQTSAAVVGAMPNVVANRINVQLGLTGPGFAVSAEETSGIVALDIGLAALRSDAADAVLVGAVDLSCEPVHQAALADLGFGQPTGDAAVVVVLKRLEDARSAGDTVLAVLDEPGDALPTDATLRVGDMAAFAEPGVCHFDPASSFGRSHAASGLLSVAVGVLAVHHRMRPRTGDSAMPMPGLTSVVCGSRPFEGPSVLVRLRAGDRAGLTEHDPPRLRTYSGVDKDGVLAALEAGRESPGGPARLVLVDEGPGQFGALTARAGRWLRGEVPKPAGMAFRETPISGEIAFVYSGGSMAYHGMGRELMLAFPEQVDVVAARCGSLDPVIGWAFDTEEDRPRHPLDQIGGASVLGQLHTLITRDLMGVRPDASLGYSSGESSALASLGAWPDVSSLVTDAWKTELFTKLVVAEMEVPRRAWREQGVEGGRWMSYLVSASADQVRAALDTEPVVHLMVVNSPESCVFGGEAGACERVLARLAGIAALPIPYEIAAHVPEVAEVRTAWRALHHLPTRAVPGVRFHTCSTGDWYVPTADAAADAITAQGMGSIDFAATVERAWQDGVRVFVEHGPGRQCAGWIGQTLGGRDHLALAIDAGDGRRVGQLFQVGAELVAAGIPVRVDELASCLDSVTPDGARTGKSLTLPAHPPRVRLPPVELPEAAPTVQAVQVMAPPPDSVPEPTADAPLARETPAVAAVDTPSVATEMIVRHATRVASAHRGFLRVQSEAHQMFLAWQSRISGLAGSAGSASVLPPAPIGGPPPSVTHTGPNTPTGPAFSRTQLERLATGPISELFGPVFTPQDGKPRQTRMPSPPLLLADRVLGIDAEPASLGTGTIWTETDVRLDAWYLDPAGRMSPGMQVEAGQADLLLISWLGVDLFTEGDRVYRLLGCELTFHGGPAKPGETLRYQIQIDGHEEHGGIRLFFFHYDAYAGDELRLSVRAGKAGFFTDDELKDTGGVRWDPGAEPPDPDGVVDPVVLETSSRSFTEDDVKAFLEGRLADCFGRRWDFARTHIRSPRLGNEAMRLLGRVSAYDPVGGPWGRGYLRAETPVTAGDWYFAGHFPNDPCMPGNLMLDGCFQAMAFYLAAGGHTVARDGWRFEPVPGAAFPMVCRGQVTPDSELLTYELFVSRLSAAPRPELTADLVCTVDGVRAFHVRDLRLRLVPDWPLDHWRQLGPPAVQTGGVHTRHRELAGLVGYRERAEVARVGEFPYDYAAMLACAWGKPTDAFGPAYAPFDGVRRLARLPGPPFHFMSRVVATEGPPWVLQTGSAVEVEYDVPPDVWYFQQNDHAGAMPFAVLMEVVLQASGWLASYVGSALTSDTDLLFRNLDGSGTVHREIGPGIGTLRTRTRLRDVSQSGEMIIQAFDVECTANGQPVFDLSTVFGFFPPSAFDNQAGLPPADEERELRNAPSEFSLDLRGRPARYFDSALSLPGPMLLMVDEVSGYWPDAGQAGLGRVRGEKRVNPDDWFFKAHFFQDPVQPGSLGVQALCQLLQFYAIERGLGNPERTRFTPVLLGEPVHWKYRGQVTPRSAVITMEVEILAVVEDGQETRILAQGWLWADDVRIYHVQRFGIGLVPVPN
- a CDS encoding SDR family NAD(P)-dependent oxidoreductase; its protein translation is MNTPCTPTQPPIAVVGIGAHAPGAPDAAEFWRVVLDARDMIRDVPPTHWLPQDYYDPDPGAEDHTYCHRGAFLDPVDFDSFAHGIPPATLAATDTTQLLALRVAEQVLADCGVLNDGAVDRERVSVILGTAALELLHTMSNRMQRPVWLRALRESGIAEPQALQVCDRIAGSYPAWQEATFPGLLSNVVSGRIANRFDLHGTNYTTDAACASSLAAVSGAINELALGNADLVITGGVDTLNDIVMYMCFSKTPALSKSGDCRPFSDAADGTMLGEALVMVALKRLADAERDGDHVYAVIRGVGSSSDGRGSAIYAPAAPGQARALRRAYAAAGYGPETVELIEAHGTATAAGDVAEFTALREVFDESGREDRQWCALGSVKSQIGHTKSAAGAAGLLKAVLALQHKTLPPTIKVDRPNSALELENSPFYLNTRPRPWVRPAGHPRRASVSSFGFGGTNFHITLEEYVPATDATAKAAPRMEAAPTQLVLLSGDSGADVIEQAGALVSAVIEDGRSLPDVARQSQRSYDYAAAARMCLVVSDGADLEEQVSKVTGVVRAGSDAPVSTPAGLCFDRTPAEPGRVALLFSGQGSQYVGMGADLAMHYPVAMAAWDRAADLSVGDRPLHQVVSPRPAFTEEERLRQQTLLTQTEWAQPALAVQSVTQLSVLRALGVKVDCVAGHSFGELVALHAAGVIDEPTLLRLARARGTVMADAADGPGAMLAAELDRDEARRIAGQLAGEVWLANINSPKQVVFSGQVEAIARLSDRLAADGVTARRLQASAAFHTPMLSAARERFTEETERGEFRSPAIEVYGNADADPYPVEPALIRRRLADHLLAPVRFADQIQAMHKAGVRTFIEVGANEVLSKLVRETLDGEHHLAVSLDRKGVHGVTALQRALGRLAVAGVVLDLEASQEARTTRTTTNGAESDRKSAATVRICGTNFGKPDVPAVSAQSVPVDGAAPPALPDPPAQALTPAALPGPADPSVEPLAPAAPSGAVASAFEQAQRQAAEAHAEYQRLTADAHFAYLRVAETALRALVGTSAEEAGPEWGPVLGSSEIDDRALIAPPSTEKPADPIEDSGSSGDVGEVLLDVLTEKTGYPREVLEPHLELEADLGIDSIKRVEILSLLRKRFPAAVELDAAEVARLRTLGEVVARYRGASVDTGPSALVEVPTSDSGSSGDVGEVLLDVLTEKTGYPREVLEPHLELEADLGIDSIKRVEILSLLRKRFPAAVGLDAAEVARLRTLGEVIARYRGVSASADSPAPGVDVAYPVSDLSRAVTVMRPAPAPGLELPGMRLGVVTVVDGGAGLASLVAAKLQERGVKAEANVCAGPETAVLISLHGLRPVTSATDAIAVNREVFTAAREIAESFAGLGGTFVVVQDTGGDFGLSGAGDRAWLGGLAGLARSVVKEWPRSVVKVVDCERGGQSAEELASTLVAELFGGGATTNVGLRADGAREALFDELLPADVTLKSPVHRGSVIVATGGARGVTAAALLALAEEHQPTLVLLGRSELGEEPPVLAGITGKRELRQRIAALPSRTGRPWLSVAEIEAETTRVLAAREIRATLSAAAAAGAVVRYLAVDVRDAGAVREALDRVRSEFGPVTGLVHGAGVLADARLADKPDAQYEAVFGTKVASLEVLLAATAADPLDLFVVFSSVAGRFGNPGQTDYAMANEVLAQVASEVAARRPGCVVRSIAWGPWDGGMVGPELRERFLGNGVPLIPQAAGAAAFVSELTLGSAPTRVTVAAGAQPEPFGGETEPTPVGAVVVHRDTHPYLADHAIAGTPVLPMALVLDWFTGVASALSPGRETLVLWDFEVVNGVRLPEFAATGHQLTITAARTDVLGSPRWRLVLADVDGRVRYRATAGEGSEAHPRAWGPAEERSGFAIAGRHYGGPVLFHGPAFHALGEPEWVSESGAATPLVGIRELPGWPRDGWHMDPGAVDACLQLALLWAASACGAVCLPTKVDEVRVLHRGPVEAPARGVLVAVERDPVQPVCDVALVAGDGAVLTELLGVTMIRRPENRD